The segment CTCGGTGAGCGAGGCGGAGCCGGTCGGCGGGGTGTGCTCCCAGGCCCCGGCCGCGGCCGCCGCCGCCAGGCCCGCGGCGCCCGCCGGGTAGCCCGCGCCGGCCGCGCCGTGCATCTGCCGCAGCGCGTGCTGCACGTGGGCGCGGAACTCGTCGGCGCTCTGGAACCGGTCGTCCGGGTTCTTCTCCAGCGCCCGCAGCACCAGCCCGTCCAGCGGCGCCGGCACCCGGTCGTTGGCCCGGGACGGCGGCACCGGCGCGTCCTGGACGTGCTGGTAGACCACCGAGAGCGGCGTCTCCCCGGTGAACGGCGGCCGCAGCGTGAGCAGTTCGTACAGCATGCAGCCGGCCGCGTACAGGTCGGAGCGGTGGTCGACGGCCTTGCCGAGCGCCTGCTCCGGCGAGAGGTACTGCGGGGTGCCCATCACCATGCCGGTCTGCGTCATGGTGGTGGCGCCGCCGGCCAGCGCCCGGGCGATGCCGAAGTCCATCACCTTGACCGCGCCGCCGGTGGTGATGATGACGTTGGCGGGCTTGATGTCCCGGTGCACGATGCCGTGCCGGTGGCTGTAGGCCAGCGCCTCCAGCACCCCGGCGGTGATGATCAGCGCCTGGTCGACCGGCGGCGCCTCCTCGTCCACCAGCAGCTCGCGCACGGTCCGGCCCTCGACCAGCTCCATCACGATGTACGGGGTGGACTCGCCGCCGTGCTGCTCCTCGCCGGTGTCGTAGACCGCGACGATCGAGTGGTGGTTGAGCGCCGCGACCGCGTGCGCCTCCCGGGTGAAGCGCAGCCGGGCGGTGTCGTCCTCGGCGAGCTCCGAGCGCAGCAGCTTGACCGCGACGGTCCGGCCCAGCCGGATGTCCTGGGCGGCGAACACCTCGGCCATCCCGCCGCGGCCCAGCCGGTGGGTCAGCCGGTAGCGGCCGTCACCGATGGTGGTGAACGGAACGGCACTGCCGCGTCCGGGAGTTCGGGGGCCGACCGACAGCACCTCGGTGGGGCCGGTGACCTCTTCCGGACGGCCCCGGTCCTGCCCGTGGGCGTCCGTGCCGGACACGTCCCACCGCTGGTCCCCGCGGTCCCCGCCGTCGTCCGGTCGTTCGCTCTGACCCATCGCTCCTCGCCCCGGGCACCCGCTCGGCGCGCGCTCGCCCTGTCGGTTCTTCCTCAGCACGCTACCGTCTCGCGCCCTCCGGCGTGGAACGAGAGGGCGCGCGCGGGGGTCGGTTCGACCGCTGCGGGCCCGGCCGGGGCCCGGCTTCGAGTACCGTGTCGACCGGCTCTGCCCGCGCGGTCGGCGGGCCCGGCACCGGGGTGCCGCGTCCGTCCGGTCAGGCGTTGCCGTCGGCCGCCGCCACCGCGATCACCACGACGATGAACGCCAGCAGCAGCACGCCCGCGATCACGCAGATCACGATCGCCGCCGTCCCGCACCCGCCGCGGCCGCTCGCCGGGGCCGGCGGCGGGTACGGCATCGCCATCGGCCCGGGGGCCTGCGCCGGGAACGGCGCCGGGGTCTGCGGCTGGAACTGCTGCTGGTAGGCCGGCTGCGGGAACGGCGGCGGGGTCTGCGCGGCCGGCGGGAACGGCGCCGGCGTCTGGGCCGCGTACGGCGGCGGGGTCTGCGCGGCGTACGGCGGCGGCGTCGGCGGGCCGGGCACCGGCTGGTACGGCTGCTGCACCGACGGCGGGCCCTGCGGGCCGGGCACCGGCGGGAAGTTCGTCAGCGACGGCGCGGCGTGCACCGAGCGCGGCCCCTCGCCGATCACCAGCGGGGTGGACGCCTGCAGCGGCGTGTTGCCGCCGCCCTGCCCGCCCGCCAGGACCCGCTCCAGCTCCTCGCGCATCGCCTCCGCGGTCGGGAACCGGTGCGCCGGGTCCTTCCGCAGCGCCCGCTCCACCAGCGCGTCGATCCCGGGCGTGACCGCCCGGTTCAGCGTGGACGGCGCCGGCGGGGTCTCCTGCACGTGCTTGTACGCGATCGAGAACGCCGAGTCGCCGTCGAACGGCAGCTGCCCGCTGAGCAGTTCGAACAGCATGCAGCCGACCGAGTACAGGTCGGAGCGGGCGTCCACGCTCTTGCCGAGCGCCTGCTCCGGCGACAGGTACTGCGGGGTGCCGACCACCATGCCGGTCTGCGTCATCGAGGTGACGCCGGACTGCAGGGCGCGCGCGATGCCGAAGTCCATCACCTTGACGACGCCCTTGGTGGACACCATCACGTTGGCCGGCTTGATGTCGCGGTGCACCAGCCCCTGGTCGTGCGAGGCCTCCAGCGCCGCCAGCACCGCACCGGTGATCTTCAGCGCCTGCTCGTTGGGCATCGCCCCGAGCGTGGTCACCTGCTCGTCCAGCACGTCCTTGAGCGAACGGCCCTCGACGAACTCCATCACGATGTACGGCGTGGTCGACCCGTCCGGCGCGACGTCCTCGCCGGAGTCGAACACCGAGACGATGTTGGTGTGCTGGAGCCGCGCCACCGCCTGCGCCTCGCGCCGGAACCGCTCCTTGAACGAGGCCTCCCGGCCCAGCTCGGTGTGGAGCGTCTTCACCGCGACCTGACGGTCGAGCACCGTGTCGTAGGCGAGGTGGACGGACGCCATGCCGCCCTGCCCGAGCAACCGCTGCAGCACGTACCGGCCGTGCCCGAGCGAGTGCCCCTCGGTGCTGCCCTCAGTCATGTCCCAGCTCCCCCTCGGCGCGCGGTACTTCCGGACACCGGTCAGGGTAGCGGTTCGGGGCCGCGCCGAAACGCGGCCCCCGCGAGGCCACCGTGGGTAGGGCTACAGGTACGGACCGGAACGGATCCCGCGCCCCGGGCCCTCCTCCGGATCGCCCTCCGCGCCGTGCAGACCGGGGGGCAGCGCCCGCCGCATCTGCTCCAACTGGGCCCGCGCCGCCATCTGCTGGGCGAACAGCGCGGTCTGGATGCCGTGGAACAGGCCCTCCAGCCAGCCCACCAACTGCGCCTGGGCGATCCGCAGTTCGGCCTCGGTCGGAATGCTGTCGTCGGCGAACGGCAGCGACAGCCGCTCCAGCTCCTCGACCAGCTCCGGGGCCAGGCCCATCTCCAGCTCCTTGATAGAGCTGGCGTGGATGTCCTTCAACCGGGCCCGGCTCGCCTCGTCGAGGGGCGCCGCCCGCACCTCCTCCAGCAGCTGCTTGATCATGCTGCCGATCCGCATCACCTTCGCCGGCTGCTCGACCATCTCGGTCACCGGCAGCTCGCGCGGCTCGTCGTCCTCGTCGCCCCGCCCCAGCCCGCCGGCCGGCGCGGTGCCCAACGCCATCCCGTCCGGCCCGACGATCAGCACCTTCGGGTTCTCCTCCGCCCTGCCGCCCGACGCCTGTGACGCCTGGTAGGGCTCCTGCTGCGACCGCTCGTTCATCGGGTTGGTCATAGCTCCTTCATATGCTCCGTCCACCGCGAAGGTCAACGAAGCCGACCCCCGGATCGTCCCGTACCCGCCCCCTCGGCTAACGCCTGCGCAGTTTCCAGCCGACCAACCCCAGACCCACGCCCATCAGCCCCAGGCCGACACCCAGCGGGAGCTGCCGCGCCGACGGGTCGCCCCACAGCGGCGACGGCACCAGCGGCACCACCGGCACCACCGGACCGGCCGCCAGCTCCCCGCCCGCGACCGCGACCGCGTCCTCGCCCTGGCCCGCGTCCGTTCCCGCCCCCGTACCCGCGCCCGCCGTCGTGCCCGCGCCGGCCGTCGCGCCCGCGCCCGCCTCCGGAGCGGCCGCGTCACCGTCCTGCCCCGCGCCCCACCCCGGCGACACCGCCTCCGGCTCCGCCGGCTCCCCGCCGCCCGTCCCGCCGCTCCCGCCGCTCCCCCAGCCGCCCTCGGACGGCCCCGGCTCCTGCGGCAGCAGCGGCACCACCGCCTGCTGGTGCCGCCCGTGCCCGGACGCCGCCGGCCGCTCCGCCGCGGTCTGGGACGGCTGGGCCTCCGGGCCCGCCGAGGACGCCGGAGCCTCCGGCGTCGGCTCGGGGCTCGGGATCGGAGTCGGGTCCGGAACGGGCGACGGCGTCGGGGCGGGAACGGGCGACGGGGTCGGCGACGGCTCCGGGGCGGACGGCCCGGCGGACGGCTCCGCCGAGGGCTCGACCGGCGCGGGGACCGTACGGGTGGCGGTGGCGGTGGCGCTCGCGGTGGCCGTGGCGCTCGCGGGCGGCGTCGCCGCCACCACCTCGGCGGGCGGCGTGGCGGCGGCGGAGGCCGCGGCGGCGGAGGGCGCGGCCGCCCCGGGTATCGCGCCGCCGGGCGGCAGCCCCGCCCCGACCGCGGACGCCTCGCCCCCCGGCACCGCCGAGGCCCCGGCCACCGGCGGCCCGGCGGCCTGCTGCCCGGCCGCCGCCTGCCCGGCGACCGCCTGCCGCGCCGCGTCCAGCTGCGTCCTGGCCTGCTGCCGGGCCGCGTCCAGCTGCCCCTGCGCCTGCTGTCGGGCGCCGGCCGCCGGATCGGCGGCCAGCCCGGGGGCGGCCAGCAGCAGCGGGAGCGCCACCCCGGTCAGCGCCGCCCAGCGGCGCAGCGCGGGCGGGCGGGCGGCGGCCCGGGTCGGGGCGGCGGGCACGGAGCGGCGGCGAGCGAGCATGGAAAGCAGGTCCTCCCGACGGCCGCCCGCAGCGGGCTGGGGGCGGAGGCGGAACAGCTTGTGACCAGACTCACATACTCGGACACTCCGGGCATTTCGGTGCTCAGCCGGTGCCGGCGGGCACCTCCAGCACGACCTTGCCGACCTGGGCGCCGGCCTCGACCACCCGGTGCGCCTCGGCGGCCTCGGCGATCGGCAGCACCCGGTCGACCACCGGCCGCACCACGCCCGCCTCGACCAGCGGCCAGACGTGCTCGCGGACGGCGGCCACGATCGCCGCCTTCTCGCCGAGCGGGCGGCCGCGCAGGTTGGTGGCGACCAGGGCGGCCCGCCTGGCGAGCAGGGTGGAGAGGTTCACCTCGGCCTTGGCGCCGCCCTGCAGGCCGATCACCACCAGCCGGCCGTTGACCGCGAGGGCCTCGACGTTCCGCTCCAGGTACTTGGCGCCGATGATGTCGAGGATGACGTCGGCGCCGCCGAGCGCGGCCAGCTCCGCGACGAAGTCCTGCCGCCGGTAGTCGAT is part of the Kitasatospora setae KM-6054 genome and harbors:
- a CDS encoding bacterial proteasome activator family protein; the protein is MTNPMNERSQQEPYQASQASGGRAEENPKVLIVGPDGMALGTAPAGGLGRGDEDDEPRELPVTEMVEQPAKVMRIGSMIKQLLEEVRAAPLDEASRARLKDIHASSIKELEMGLAPELVEELERLSLPFADDSIPTEAELRIAQAQLVGWLEGLFHGIQTALFAQQMAARAQLEQMRRALPPGLHGAEGDPEEGPGRGIRSGPYL
- a CDS encoding protein kinase domain-containing protein translates to MGQSERPDDGGDRGDQRWDVSGTDAHGQDRGRPEEVTGPTEVLSVGPRTPGRGSAVPFTTIGDGRYRLTHRLGRGGMAEVFAAQDIRLGRTVAVKLLRSELAEDDTARLRFTREAHAVAALNHHSIVAVYDTGEEQHGGESTPYIVMELVEGRTVRELLVDEEAPPVDQALIITAGVLEALAYSHRHGIVHRDIKPANVIITTGGAVKVMDFGIARALAGGATTMTQTGMVMGTPQYLSPEQALGKAVDHRSDLYAAGCMLYELLTLRPPFTGETPLSVVYQHVQDAPVPPSRANDRVPAPLDGLVLRALEKNPDDRFQSADEFRAHVQHALRQMHGAAGAGYPAGAAGLAAAAAAGAWEHTPPTGSASLTEPMNPVAGSAPTEAMPYQVTSAYQTPATPYQGPGGGGGDGGGGDDGEEPGKPHRRNPWGWVLGVVALVLAATIGVALALTANNDKPTPKDEQTTAPVQSPSPQPTGSTPVERPTPSTPTRSQAASHQPETPVSTPPATPTRSTSPSPSPSASSSRSTSPSPSPSPSASDKATGPASSPPPATGTANPAPTGTGGPGHVNLPIH
- a CDS encoding protein kinase domain-containing protein, with translation MTEGSTEGHSLGHGRYVLQRLLGQGGMASVHLAYDTVLDRQVAVKTLHTELGREASFKERFRREAQAVARLQHTNIVSVFDSGEDVAPDGSTTPYIVMEFVEGRSLKDVLDEQVTTLGAMPNEQALKITGAVLAALEASHDQGLVHRDIKPANVMVSTKGVVKVMDFGIARALQSGVTSMTQTGMVVGTPQYLSPEQALGKSVDARSDLYSVGCMLFELLSGQLPFDGDSAFSIAYKHVQETPPAPSTLNRAVTPGIDALVERALRKDPAHRFPTAEAMREELERVLAGGQGGGNTPLQASTPLVIGEGPRSVHAAPSLTNFPPVPGPQGPPSVQQPYQPVPGPPTPPPYAAQTPPPYAAQTPAPFPPAAQTPPPFPQPAYQQQFQPQTPAPFPAQAPGPMAMPYPPPAPASGRGGCGTAAIVICVIAGVLLLAFIVVVIAVAAADGNA